A single Pseudomonas brassicacearum DNA region contains:
- a CDS encoding LysR substrate-binding domain-containing protein, with translation MPRRLPPLYALRAFEAAARYSSFTRAAEELSITQSAVSRHIRTLEDHFACRLFLRSGRNLQLTEAARLLLPGVREGFMALERACHTLHGEDGILRMKAPSTLTMRWLLARLSRFRHLQPGNEVQLTSAWMDIDSVDFNAEPFDCAVLLGNGHFPADWEASLLFPEELIPVGAPNLLNDQPWDVARLASAELLHPTPDRRDWRNWLQRMGLSDKVSLKGGQVFDTLELGMIAAARGYGVSMGDLLMVAEDVAQGRLSLPWPTAVASGEHYYLVWPKTRPGGERLRRLSDFLQGEVRAMQLPDVQRLG, from the coding sequence ATGCCTCGTCGTCTTCCTCCTCTTTATGCGCTGCGGGCATTCGAAGCCGCGGCGCGCTACAGCTCGTTCACCCGGGCCGCTGAAGAGCTGTCGATCACCCAGAGCGCGGTCAGCCGGCACATTCGCACGCTGGAAGATCACTTTGCCTGTCGGCTGTTCCTGCGCAGCGGCCGCAACCTGCAATTGACCGAGGCGGCACGGTTGCTGTTGCCGGGCGTACGTGAGGGCTTCATGGCGCTGGAGCGGGCCTGCCACACCTTGCATGGCGAGGATGGCATCCTGCGAATGAAAGCGCCTTCCACGCTGACCATGCGCTGGCTGTTGGCGCGCTTGAGTCGCTTCCGGCATTTGCAGCCTGGCAACGAGGTGCAGCTGACCAGTGCCTGGATGGACATCGACTCGGTGGACTTCAACGCCGAGCCCTTCGATTGCGCCGTGTTGCTGGGCAACGGGCATTTCCCGGCGGACTGGGAGGCCAGTTTGCTGTTCCCCGAGGAATTGATCCCGGTGGGCGCGCCGAACCTGTTGAACGATCAACCCTGGGATGTGGCGCGGTTGGCCAGCGCGGAGCTGCTGCATCCCACGCCCGATCGCCGGGACTGGCGCAATTGGCTGCAACGCATGGGCCTGTCCGACAAGGTCTCGCTCAAGGGGGGGCAGGTGTTCGATACCCTGGAGCTGGGCATGATCGCGGCGGCACGTGGCTATGGGGTGTCCATGGGCGACCTGTTGATGGTGGCCGAGGATGTCGCCCAGGGACGCCTGAGCCTGCCATGGCCGACGGCTGTCGCCAGCGGTGAGCACTATTATCTGGTCTGGCCGAAAACCCGCCCGGGAGGTGAACGTTTGCGCCGGCTCAGCGACTTCCTCCAGGGTGAGGTGAGGGCCATGCAATTACCCGACGTGCAGCGCCTGGGCTGA
- a CDS encoding putative bifunctional diguanylate cyclase/phosphodiesterase, with protein sequence MSTPVEPLRLLLLAQEPAWSAILRECLAPLGPLVVLISAPSWESVSSLFEDNRNAVLLTVAALQPAPGRCSLPTILLLEHEPAVAPDGVSDWLVRDVLDSATLRRCLRHVRERGVLENTLQRLAEQDPLTGIANRQGFQTLLAARLAENDGRGLALGHLDLDNFRHANDALGHQAGDRLILQVVSRLKGSLEAGDQLARLGSDEFALLIDTRRAPQRAEWMAERITEALAEPYWVDGESLLIGCSLGVAHARAQAGADPLMWHAHIAMQQAKSTQGCTFHIFNERINRNARSLADLESELRRALRRDELELHYQPRLNLDGGHIVGLEALVRWRHGERGLLPPSEFVPLAEQSGLIVPLGYWVISRALRDMQALRERGLAPLHMAVNLSFRQFQDSQLLPTLSRLIAERGVEAQWLEFELTETAVMRRSELVKQTMDALGRLGVRFSLDDFGTGFSSFVHLNSLPIALLKIDKSFVGGMEQREENRKLVHAMINLAHNLNLEVVAEGVETQEQLDLLRGFGCDQVQGFLISKPLPLPELVEYLTFEGDQQSMLEIS encoded by the coding sequence TTGTCAACGCCTGTCGAACCCTTGCGTTTGCTGTTATTGGCCCAAGAGCCTGCGTGGTCAGCAATATTGCGCGAGTGCCTGGCGCCCTTGGGGCCCTTGGTCGTGTTGATCAGCGCCCCGAGCTGGGAGTCAGTCAGCAGCCTGTTCGAAGATAATCGCAACGCGGTGTTGCTGACCGTCGCGGCGTTGCAGCCGGCGCCGGGCCGTTGCAGCCTGCCGACGATCCTGTTGCTCGAGCACGAGCCGGCGGTTGCCCCCGACGGTGTCAGCGACTGGTTGGTGCGTGATGTCCTCGACAGCGCGACCCTGCGTCGTTGCCTGCGGCATGTGCGCGAACGGGGCGTGCTGGAAAACACCTTGCAGCGCCTTGCCGAACAGGACCCCTTGACGGGCATCGCCAATCGCCAGGGCTTCCAGACGCTGCTGGCGGCGCGCCTGGCGGAAAACGACGGCCGTGGCCTGGCGCTCGGTCACCTGGACCTGGACAACTTTCGTCACGCCAACGACGCCCTCGGCCATCAGGCCGGTGACCGCTTGATCCTGCAAGTGGTGTCGCGGCTCAAGGGCTCGCTCGAGGCCGGCGATCAATTGGCGCGGTTGGGCAGTGATGAATTCGCCCTGCTGATCGACACCCGCCGCGCGCCACAGCGGGCCGAGTGGATGGCCGAGCGTATTACGGAAGCCTTGGCCGAACCCTATTGGGTGGACGGTGAAAGCCTGCTGATCGGCTGCAGCCTGGGGGTTGCCCACGCTCGCGCCCAGGCCGGCGCCGATCCGCTGATGTGGCACGCCCACATCGCCATGCAGCAGGCCAAGAGCACCCAGGGCTGCACTTTTCATATCTTCAACGAGCGCATCAATCGCAATGCCCGCAGCCTCGCCGACCTGGAAAGCGAACTGCGCCGGGCACTGCGCCGCGACGAGCTGGAGCTGCATTACCAGCCACGGTTGAACCTTGATGGCGGCCACATCGTCGGCCTCGAAGCCCTGGTGCGCTGGCGTCATGGGGAACGTGGCTTGCTGCCACCGAGTGAGTTCGTGCCGCTGGCCGAACAGAGCGGCCTGATCGTGCCGCTGGGCTACTGGGTGATTTCCCGGGCGCTGCGGGACATGCAGGCTTTGCGCGAGCGGGGGCTGGCGCCGTTGCACATGGCGGTCAACCTGTCGTTCCGACAGTTCCAGGACAGCCAGTTGCTGCCAACCTTGAGTCGACTGATTGCCGAGCGGGGTGTCGAGGCGCAGTGGCTGGAGTTCGAACTCACCGAAACCGCCGTCATGCGCCGTAGCGAACTGGTCAAGCAGACCATGGATGCCCTGGGCCGCCTGGGGGTGCGCTTCTCCCTGGACGACTTCGGCACCGGGTTCTCCTCGTTCGTGCACCTCAACAGCCTGCCCATCGCCCTGCTCAAGATCGACAAGAGTTTCGTCGGCGGCATGGAGCAGCGCGAAGAGAACCGCAAACTGGTGCACGCGATGATCAACCTGGCGCATAACCTCAACCTGGAAGTGGTGGCCGAAGGTGTGGAAACCCAGGAACAACTGGACCTGCTACGCGGCTTCGGGTGTGACCAGGTGCAGGGTTTCCTGATCAGCAAGCCGTTGCCGTTGCCGGAGTTGGTTGAATACCTGACGTTCGAGGGTGATCAACAGTCGATGCTGGAAATCAGCTGA
- a CDS encoding NorM family multidrug efflux MATE transporter — protein sequence MRHPARIELWAILRLAGPLIASQLAHMLMVLTDTVMMARLSPQALAGGGLGAATYSFVSIFCIGVIAAVGTLVAIRQGAGDVEGATRLTQAGLWLAWLMALMAGLLLWNLKPVLLMFGQTETNVLSAGQFLLALPFALPGYLSFMALRGFTSAIGRATPVMVISLGGTVANFLLNYALITGMFGLPKLGLMGIGLVTAIVANCMALALAWHIHRHPAYRAYPLLDGLSRPNRQYLKELWRLGLPIGGTYAVEVGLFAFAALCMGTMGSTPLAAHQIALQIVSVAFMVPAGMSYAITMRIGQHYGAGQLLMARLAGRVGIGFGAAAMLAFAMVFWLLPHQLIGLFLDHDDPAFRDVINLAVSLLAVAAWFELFDGTQTIAMGCIRGLKDAKTTFLVGLGCYWLIGAPAAWWMAFHLNWGPTGVWWGLALGLACAAVSLTAAFEWKMKRMIRSEPGQQRFQAIQAD from the coding sequence ATGCGGCATCCGGCGCGTATCGAACTCTGGGCCATCCTGCGGCTGGCGGGGCCGTTGATTGCCTCGCAGTTGGCGCACATGCTGATGGTGCTCACCGACACCGTGATGATGGCGCGCCTGAGCCCCCAAGCCCTCGCCGGCGGCGGGCTCGGGGCGGCCACCTATTCGTTCGTGTCGATCTTCTGCATCGGCGTGATCGCCGCGGTGGGCACCCTGGTCGCGATCCGCCAGGGCGCAGGCGATGTCGAAGGCGCCACCCGGCTGACCCAGGCCGGACTATGGCTGGCCTGGCTGATGGCGCTGATGGCCGGGTTGCTGTTGTGGAACCTCAAGCCGGTGCTGCTGATGTTCGGCCAGACCGAAACCAACGTGCTGTCCGCCGGACAGTTCCTGCTGGCACTGCCGTTCGCCCTGCCCGGCTACTTGAGTTTCATGGCCCTGCGCGGCTTCACCAGCGCCATCGGCCGGGCCACACCGGTCATGGTGATCAGCCTCGGCGGCACCGTGGCCAACTTCCTGCTCAACTACGCGCTCATCACCGGCATGTTCGGCCTGCCGAAACTCGGCTTGATGGGCATCGGCCTGGTCACGGCCATCGTTGCCAACTGCATGGCCCTGGCGCTGGCCTGGCATATCCATCGGCACCCGGCCTACCGTGCCTATCCACTGCTCGACGGCCTGTCGCGGCCCAATCGCCAGTACCTCAAGGAGCTGTGGCGCCTGGGCCTGCCGATTGGCGGCACCTACGCGGTGGAGGTCGGGCTGTTTGCGTTCGCCGCGCTGTGCATGGGCACCATGGGCAGCACGCCGTTGGCAGCCCACCAGATCGCGCTGCAAATCGTCTCGGTGGCGTTCATGGTACCGGCCGGGATGTCCTACGCCATCACCATGCGCATCGGCCAGCACTACGGTGCCGGGCAACTGCTGATGGCACGCCTGGCCGGTCGGGTCGGGATTGGCTTTGGTGCGGCGGCCATGCTGGCGTTCGCCATGGTGTTCTGGCTGCTGCCCCATCAATTGATCGGCTTGTTCCTGGACCACGACGACCCGGCGTTTCGCGACGTGATCAACCTGGCCGTGAGCCTGCTGGCGGTGGCGGCGTGGTTCGAGCTGTTCGATGGCACGCAAACCATTGCCATGGGTTGCATTCGCGGGCTCAAGGACGCCAAGACCACCTTCCTGGTGGGTCTGGGTTGCTATTGGCTGATCGGCGCTCCGGCGGCGTGGTGGATGGCGTTTCACCTGAACTGGGGGCCGACTGGCGTCTGGTGGGGCTTGGCCCTGGGGCTGGCCTGCGCGGCCGTGAGCCTGACGGCGGCGTTTGAATGGAAGATGAAGCGGATGATTCGCAGTGAGCCTGGGCAGCAACGCTTCCAAGCCATCCAGGCCGATTGA